From the Priestia koreensis genome, one window contains:
- a CDS encoding thioredoxin family protein has product MEKLTSVEQYREEIKTGKHILMFSADWCPDCRFIDPILPELIEKYSDYKFYYVDRDEFIDLCIELNVFGIPSFVAYKDGEETGRFVSKDRKTQEQIEEFIDGLAD; this is encoded by the coding sequence ATGGAAAAACTAACAAGCGTTGAACAATATAGAGAAGAAATCAAAACAGGGAAACATATTTTAATGTTTTCAGCTGACTGGTGTCCGGATTGCCGTTTCATTGATCCAATCCTACCAGAACTAATAGAAAAATACAGTGACTATAAATTCTATTATGTTGATCGTGATGAATTTATTGATCTTTGCATCGAGCTAAACGTGTTTGGTATTCCTAGTTTTGTTGCATACAAAGACGGTGAGGAAACAGGTCGTTTTGTAAGTAAGGACCGTAAGACGCAAGAGCAAATTGAAGAATTCATTGATGGATTAGCTGACTGA
- the murC gene encoding UDP-N-acetylmuramate--L-alanine ligase: MTVYHFVGIKGTGMSALAQILHDMNYHVQGSDIEKEIFTQKSLEQKNITVLPFNKENIEPGMIVIAGNAFPDTHEEIQAAVEQDVPVIRYHKFLGDFMKQYTSVAVTGAHGKTSTTGMLSHVIQGARPTSFLIGDGTGQGTDGSEYFVFEACEYRRHFLSYTPDYAIMTNIDFDHPDYFANVEDVFSAFQEMAMQVKKGIIACGDDEHLQRIQAKVPVLYYGLNEENDFQARNIVKSTAGTKFDVFIRNNFYATFEIPGYGDHNILNALSVIALCHYEEINVEILQERLKTYQGVKRRFSEKAFGEQVIIDDYAHHPTEIHATISAARQKYPDREVVAVFQPHTFTRTQTFLDEFASSLQGADQVYLCDIFGSAREHQGKLSIEDLRQRIDGARLIDEETVENLKDHDRAVLVFMGAGDIQKFENLYQSI; encoded by the coding sequence ATGACAGTTTACCATTTTGTTGGAATCAAAGGGACTGGAATGAGTGCATTAGCACAAATTTTACATGATATGAATTACCATGTTCAAGGTTCTGATATCGAAAAAGAAATTTTTACACAAAAATCATTGGAACAAAAGAACATTACTGTTTTACCTTTTAACAAAGAAAATATCGAGCCAGGCATGATTGTAATTGCAGGAAATGCGTTCCCAGATACACATGAAGAAATTCAAGCAGCGGTTGAGCAAGATGTTCCTGTTATTCGCTATCATAAGTTCTTAGGCGATTTTATGAAACAATATACAAGTGTAGCCGTAACGGGAGCACACGGGAAAACATCAACAACAGGCATGCTATCACATGTGATTCAAGGAGCTCGTCCGACATCTTTCCTTATCGGCGATGGAACAGGCCAAGGAACAGACGGCAGTGAGTATTTCGTATTTGAAGCATGCGAATACCGTAGACATTTCTTGTCTTATACGCCTGACTATGCGATCATGACAAACATTGATTTTGATCATCCTGATTACTTTGCTAACGTAGAAGATGTATTCAGTGCATTCCAAGAGATGGCGATGCAAGTGAAAAAAGGTATTATTGCTTGTGGTGATGATGAGCATTTACAGCGCATTCAAGCAAAAGTACCTGTTTTATATTACGGCTTGAACGAAGAAAACGACTTCCAGGCTCGTAATATCGTTAAGAGTACAGCAGGAACGAAATTTGATGTGTTTATTCGTAACAATTTTTATGCAACGTTTGAGATTCCTGGCTATGGCGATCACAACATTTTAAATGCGTTATCAGTGATTGCGTTATGTCACTATGAGGAAATCAATGTTGAAATTCTTCAAGAGCGTTTAAAAACGTATCAAGGAGTAAAGCGTCGCTTTAGTGAGAAAGCGTTTGGTGAACAGGTGATTATTGATGACTACGCTCATCATCCAACGGAAATTCACGCAACGATTTCAGCTGCGCGTCAGAAATATCCTGATCGCGAAGTCGTAGCCGTATTCCAACCACATACGTTTACTCGTACGCAAACGTTTTTAGATGAGTTTGCTTCAAGCTTACAAGGTGCTGATCAAGTATATTTATGTGATATCTTTGGATCTGCTCGTGAGCATCAAGGGAAACTAAGCATTGAAGATCTTCGTCAACGTATTGACGGGGCACGATTGATTGATGAAGAGACGGTAGAGAATTTAAAGGATCATGATCGCGCAGTATTGGTGTTCATGGGTGCAGGAGACATTCAAAAGTTCGAAAACCTATATCAATCCATCTAA
- a CDS encoding DNA translocase FtsK → MSWIRKAFDYLLGYEVKEIIVDEEGREKEVPVSSSASKQNNPKLISEHIPKQKAEQYIKPVKTATPLKFQEPEQKEQPGRDVQAKIAYQYPKGKFRFPLIADEEMEQKPYARPAQREKAEKVTELPERRDYPKESVERERKVEVEELHKPRVQFEGTPKKDQQPKREMKVEKDPEEQRSHPFRPTEVPSPIYGFKQRPEQLTSSLRYSYLDGEEGEEHYASPYRAPRPIAPVKRAELTYEQVREYLKLNETVYKNFRPAHESVEAQPQQSQDLSQDARYEDAYVPEDDVIEFELTPSTDRGVREESISSHETIAQTRQPNPVVSHPEVEEVFYEERPVPQRHEPVYNVHPLQEEVNSTQGEETLAQTPQPRVYREEPNVYEEERMHLERPAYERRESKDINRPEVKEFSSTVQPFHGEELQAEPVRHERLPERPVQPVYEEERIIEDTAAEPEDIRPKTVVEAQREVAFTVEETAVSSDVSSVEEQNPSAMAEANDMQQSSEPVQEPRKKRFVPYNVMMLKKDRRQMSPHREADARRAEVRRQEPVQEPVKREEVAQVSEEPVLQSPKPTSPLVETRTNGVYEFPSMSLLNTPPEKVEEDKQWLEEQRELLDMTLKNFNVRAKVVNVTQGPTVTRFEVHPEPGVKVNKITNLTDDIKLSLAARDIRIEAPIPGKNTIGIEVPNRQSKAVLVQEILQSSAFSENSSPLNVALGLDISGEPIVTDLKKMPHGLIAGATGSGKSVCINTIIVSLLYKAAPHEVKLMLIDPKMVELAPYNGIPHLVSPVITDAKAATAALKWAVEEMERRYELFAHTGVRDITKYNERVKQHGEKSGELPYLVIIIDELADLMMVAPGEVEEAICRIAQKARACGIHLLLATQRPSVDVITGLIKANVPTRVAFSVSSQVDSRTIIDTGGAEKLLGRGDMLFLENGSSKTVRIQGNFISDEEIDRVVDHVKKQMKPNYLFQQEDLLKKQQTISSDEDDLFVEACEFVLDQGGASTSSLQRHFRIGYNRAARLIDMMEGQGIISEARGSKPRDVLITEDDLTDIQSSSF, encoded by the coding sequence ATGAGTTGGATCCGAAAAGCATTTGATTACTTATTAGGATATGAAGTGAAAGAAATTATTGTCGATGAAGAAGGCCGCGAAAAGGAAGTACCTGTTTCGTCGTCCGCATCCAAACAAAATAACCCGAAATTAATTAGTGAACATATACCTAAGCAAAAAGCTGAACAATATATAAAACCAGTTAAAACGGCCACACCCCTTAAGTTTCAAGAACCTGAACAAAAGGAGCAGCCGGGACGAGACGTGCAAGCTAAGATTGCCTATCAGTATCCGAAAGGGAAATTTCGCTTTCCGTTGATTGCGGATGAGGAAATGGAGCAAAAGCCTTATGCTCGCCCTGCTCAGCGCGAGAAGGCGGAGAAGGTAACAGAACTACCTGAACGCAGAGACTATCCAAAAGAAAGCGTAGAAAGAGAGCGTAAGGTGGAGGTAGAAGAGCTACATAAGCCCCGCGTGCAATTTGAAGGGACGCCAAAGAAAGATCAGCAACCGAAAAGAGAAATGAAGGTAGAGAAAGACCCAGAGGAACAACGATCACACCCGTTCCGACCTACAGAGGTTCCTTCTCCTATCTATGGATTTAAGCAGCGTCCTGAACAGCTTACGTCTTCATTACGCTATTCTTATTTAGATGGAGAAGAAGGAGAGGAGCATTACGCTTCACCTTATCGCGCTCCTCGTCCTATAGCGCCTGTTAAGCGGGCTGAACTGACGTATGAACAGGTTAGAGAATACTTAAAGCTAAACGAAACGGTGTATAAAAACTTCCGACCTGCACATGAGTCGGTTGAAGCACAGCCGCAGCAGAGTCAAGATCTTTCTCAAGATGCCCGCTATGAGGATGCGTATGTGCCAGAAGATGACGTAATAGAATTTGAGCTTACGCCTTCCACCGATCGAGGAGTGAGAGAGGAAAGCATTTCTTCTCATGAGACTATCGCTCAAACAAGACAGCCAAACCCTGTTGTTTCACATCCAGAGGTTGAGGAAGTCTTTTATGAAGAGCGTCCGGTGCCACAGCGTCATGAACCAGTATACAATGTACACCCCCTACAAGAAGAAGTGAACAGCACGCAGGGGGAAGAAACGTTGGCACAGACACCTCAGCCGCGCGTCTATCGAGAAGAACCAAATGTGTATGAAGAAGAGCGTATGCATTTAGAGCGTCCAGCGTATGAGCGTCGTGAATCGAAAGATATAAATCGACCAGAGGTGAAGGAATTCTCATCTACTGTCCAACCGTTTCATGGGGAGGAGCTTCAGGCTGAACCGGTTCGTCATGAGCGATTGCCTGAACGTCCTGTCCAGCCTGTGTACGAAGAGGAGCGCATTATTGAAGATACGGCTGCTGAACCGGAAGATATACGTCCAAAAACAGTCGTAGAAGCACAAAGAGAAGTAGCCTTTACGGTTGAAGAAACGGCCGTGAGTTCCGACGTTTCTTCTGTTGAAGAGCAAAACCCTTCGGCGATGGCAGAGGCTAACGACATGCAGCAGTCATCTGAACCTGTTCAAGAGCCTCGCAAAAAGCGCTTTGTGCCATATAACGTGATGATGCTTAAAAAAGATCGTCGCCAAATGTCTCCACATCGTGAAGCTGATGCGAGACGCGCAGAGGTTCGTCGACAGGAGCCGGTTCAAGAGCCGGTGAAGAGGGAAGAGGTAGCGCAAGTATCTGAGGAACCTGTTTTACAGTCGCCTAAACCAACTTCTCCACTGGTCGAAACAAGAACGAATGGTGTTTATGAGTTTCCGAGTATGAGCTTGTTGAACACGCCTCCAGAAAAGGTGGAAGAAGACAAGCAGTGGTTAGAGGAACAGCGTGAACTATTAGATATGACGCTGAAAAACTTTAACGTGCGTGCAAAAGTAGTCAATGTGACACAAGGCCCTACGGTGACACGTTTTGAGGTTCATCCTGAGCCAGGTGTAAAAGTAAATAAAATTACGAACTTAACTGATGATATAAAATTAAGTTTGGCAGCCAGAGATATTCGTATCGAAGCACCAATTCCAGGAAAAAATACAATTGGAATTGAAGTGCCAAATCGCCAAAGCAAAGCTGTACTTGTACAGGAAATTCTGCAAAGTTCAGCGTTCTCAGAGAACAGCTCTCCGTTAAATGTCGCACTCGGCTTAGACATTTCCGGTGAACCAATTGTAACGGATTTAAAAAAGATGCCTCATGGTTTAATTGCAGGTGCTACAGGGTCAGGGAAAAGCGTGTGTATTAACACAATTATTGTCAGCCTTCTCTATAAAGCAGCGCCACACGAAGTAAAGCTAATGCTAATCGACCCCAAAATGGTCGAACTAGCGCCTTATAATGGCATCCCACACCTTGTAAGTCCGGTTATTACGGATGCAAAGGCTGCAACGGCCGCGCTTAAATGGGCCGTTGAGGAGATGGAAAGACGATACGAGCTTTTTGCTCATACCGGAGTTCGAGATATTACGAAATACAATGAGCGCGTAAAACAACACGGCGAGAAAAGCGGGGAGCTTCCATACCTTGTGATCATCATTGACGAGTTAGCAGATCTTATGATGGTGGCACCAGGTGAAGTAGAGGAAGCAATCTGCCGTATCGCTCAAAAAGCTCGTGCGTGTGGAATTCACCTGTTGCTTGCGACACAGCGACCGTCTGTAGACGTTATTACAGGGCTAATTAAGGCAAACGTTCCAACTCGTGTCGCTTTCTCTGTATCTTCTCAAGTTGATTCTCGTACGATTATCGACACAGGAGGCGCTGAAAAGCTTCTCGGTAGAGGAGATATGTTATTCCTAGAAAATGGATCGTCTAAAACTGTTCGTATTCAAGGAAACTTTATTTCAGATGAAGAAATCGATCGCGTTGTCGATCACGTGAAAAAGCAAATGAAGCCTAACTATTTATTTCAACAAGAAGACTTATTGAAAAAACAGCAAACCATTTCTTCAGATGAAGATGATTTATTCGTCGAAGCATGTGAGTTTGTATTAGATCAAGGTGGAGCCTCAACATCTAGTCTGCAACGTCATTTTCGTATCGGATACAACCGTGCGGCACGACTAATTGACATGATGGAAGGGCAAGGGATCATTTCAGAGGCAAGAGGCAGCAAACCAAGAGACGTATTAATTACAGAAGATGATTTAACTGATATTCAAAGTTCATCTTTTTAA
- a CDS encoding PepSY domain-containing protein → MKLKHVVAGFAAGFVSAYIIEKKKAAISSGEALQIAKNAFKKNGTIDGSWIHTTTKFFEQNGLTFEGYNGGIIRTVDNLQEHYEFFIDKRSGAILDLKTVS, encoded by the coding sequence ATGAAATTGAAACATGTAGTGGCAGGATTCGCGGCTGGTTTTGTGAGCGCATACATCATTGAAAAGAAAAAAGCAGCAATTTCTTCTGGAGAAGCTCTTCAAATTGCGAAAAACGCCTTCAAAAAAAATGGAACCATTGATGGCTCCTGGATTCATACGACAACAAAGTTTTTTGAACAAAATGGTTTAACGTTTGAAGGCTATAACGGAGGAATTATTCGTACCGTTGATAACCTTCAGGAACATTATGAGTTTTTTATTGATAAAAGAAGCGGTGCCATTCTAGATTTGAAAACCGTATCATGA
- a CDS encoding YtnP family quorum-quenching lactonase, giving the protein METLSIGDIQVTWLNGGNNHLDGGAMFGVVPKPLWSKKYPVNDKNQIELRTDPLLIQARGENILIDSGIGKGKLNEKQLRNFGVTEESDVLDALQKLGLSAFDIDKVLMTHLHFDHASGLTAKTNDAYTSVFPKAKVYVSEVEWNEMRNPNIRSRNTYWKENWEAIQQQVITFKEEIEVLEGINMFHTGGHSDGHAVILLEDGGEQLLHMGDLLATHAHANILWVMAYDDYPMTSVAQKQLWTPRGIQHNAWFSFYHDAYYRAVKWNDSNELIDKIERKRS; this is encoded by the coding sequence ATGGAAACGTTATCAATAGGGGATATTCAAGTAACATGGCTAAACGGAGGAAACAATCATTTAGACGGAGGTGCCATGTTTGGCGTAGTGCCAAAGCCACTTTGGTCTAAAAAGTATCCGGTAAATGACAAAAATCAAATCGAATTGCGAACGGACCCGTTACTCATTCAAGCGAGAGGAGAAAATATCCTGATCGATTCCGGAATCGGAAAGGGAAAGCTAAATGAAAAGCAGCTTCGGAACTTTGGTGTAACTGAAGAATCTGATGTGTTAGATGCGCTTCAGAAGCTTGGTCTGAGCGCTTTTGATATTGACAAAGTGTTAATGACTCATCTCCACTTTGATCATGCGAGCGGGTTGACAGCTAAAACAAATGACGCGTACACGTCCGTATTTCCAAAGGCGAAAGTTTATGTATCAGAAGTGGAATGGAACGAAATGCGTAATCCAAACATAAGATCCCGTAATACTTATTGGAAAGAAAATTGGGAAGCCATTCAACAGCAGGTGATTACTTTTAAAGAAGAAATTGAAGTGCTAGAAGGCATCAACATGTTCCATACAGGTGGGCATAGTGATGGACATGCTGTTATTTTACTAGAAGATGGTGGAGAGCAGCTATTACATATGGGTGATTTACTCGCAACTCACGCACATGCGAACATACTGTGGGTGATGGCATATGATGATTACCCAATGACGTCTGTTGCTCAAAAACAGCTGTGGACGCCAAGGGGCATTCAGCATAACGCGTGGTTTAGTTTTTATCACGATGCGTATTATCGAGCGGTTAAATGGAATGACTCCAATGAATTGATCGATAAAATCGAAAGAAAGCGGTCATGA
- the ytpR gene encoding YtpR family tRNA-binding protein: MNLFYNQEGIGDTLILAIKDINVEERTSERKGNVARVFDRETNETAGYNIFDASSYMTITENGSVELTEELVGKLQRILEENGFNEKLEVDLSPKFVVGFVQEKEKHPNADKLNICKVDVGTETLQIVCGAPNVDAGQKVVVAKVGAVMPSGLVIKDAELRGVPSSGMICSARELALPDAPQEKGILVLTDDYVVGNEFVQR, translated from the coding sequence ATGAATCTGTTTTATAATCAAGAAGGTATTGGCGATACGCTAATTTTAGCAATAAAAGATATTAATGTAGAAGAGCGTACATCAGAGCGCAAAGGAAACGTTGCGCGCGTCTTCGACCGTGAAACGAATGAAACGGCTGGATACAATATTTTTGACGCTTCTAGCTATATGACAATTACAGAGAACGGTTCTGTTGAATTAACCGAGGAGCTAGTTGGAAAACTTCAACGCATTTTAGAAGAGAACGGCTTTAATGAAAAATTAGAGGTCGATTTGTCTCCTAAATTCGTTGTAGGGTTTGTACAAGAAAAAGAAAAGCATCCAAATGCGGACAAGCTAAATATTTGCAAGGTAGACGTAGGAACAGAAACACTACAAATCGTTTGTGGCGCACCGAATGTTGATGCAGGTCAAAAGGTAGTAGTGGCAAAGGTTGGAGCGGTTATGCCAAGTGGTTTAGTCATTAAAGACGCAGAGCTTCGGGGTGTTCCTTCTTCAGGAATGATTTGTTCAGCGCGAGAGCTAGCTTTACCAGACGCGCCTCAAGAAAAAGGAATTTTGGTCCTGACTGATGATTATGTAGTAGGTAATGAGTTCGTTCAACGCTAA
- a CDS encoding aminopeptidase gives MKDPRIEKLAKNLINYSVRLQKGEKVLIENFGLQRELVNALVKEAYAAGGFPFVSLKDHSVDRSLLMGAQKEHFDMIADFEANVMSNMDAYIGLRAGDNISEHSDVPAESMKVHGETVGKKVHRDIRVPKTKWVVLRYPTNSMAQLAKMSTEAFEDFYFNVCNLDYAKMDKAMDALEALMNRTDKVRLVGPGTDLTFSIKDIPAVKCAGQMNIPDGEVYTAPVRDSVNGTITYNTPSPYQGFTFENVQLTFRDGKIVEATANDSERINKIFDTDEGARYIGEFAIGVNPYIQHPMQDILFDEKIDGSFHFTPGECYEDAYNGNKSNIHWDMVMIQRPEYGGGEIYFDDVLIRKDGLFVVPELEGLNPENLK, from the coding sequence ATGAAAGACCCTCGCATTGAGAAATTAGCGAAAAATCTAATTAATTACTCCGTTCGTTTACAAAAAGGGGAAAAAGTTTTAATTGAAAACTTTGGCCTACAGCGCGAACTTGTGAATGCACTTGTAAAAGAAGCTTACGCGGCTGGTGGTTTCCCATTCGTATCATTAAAAGACCATTCCGTTGATCGTTCTCTATTAATGGGTGCCCAAAAAGAACACTTCGACATGATCGCTGACTTTGAAGCAAACGTAATGTCTAACATGGATGCATACATCGGTCTTCGCGCAGGAGACAACATTTCTGAACACTCTGACGTGCCAGCAGAAAGCATGAAAGTTCATGGAGAAACGGTTGGTAAGAAGGTTCACCGTGACATTCGCGTACCTAAAACAAAGTGGGTAGTGCTTCGCTATCCAACAAACTCAATGGCTCAGCTTGCCAAAATGAGCACAGAAGCATTTGAAGACTTCTACTTTAATGTATGTAACTTAGACTATGCGAAAATGGATAAAGCAATGGATGCTCTTGAGGCACTCATGAACAGAACAGACAAAGTACGTTTAGTAGGTCCAGGAACTGACCTTACCTTCTCCATTAAAGATATTCCAGCCGTGAAATGTGCGGGTCAAATGAATATTCCTGACGGGGAAGTATATACAGCGCCAGTACGTGACTCTGTGAACGGAACGATTACATACAATACACCTTCACCTTACCAAGGATTTACGTTTGAGAACGTTCAACTAACGTTCCGTGACGGTAAAATTGTTGAAGCAACGGCGAACGACTCTGAGCGTATCAACAAAATCTTTGATACAGACGAAGGAGCTCGCTACATTGGAGAATTCGCTATTGGTGTAAACCCATATATCCAACATCCTATGCAAGATATTTTATTTGATGAAAAAATCGATGGTAGCTTCCACTTCACACCAGGTGAATGTTATGAAGATGCATACAACGGAAATAAATCAAATATCCACTGGGATATGGTAATGATCCAACGCCCTGAATACGGCGGCGGAGAAATCTATTTCGACGACGTGCTCATTCGCAAAGACGGCCTATTCGTCGTGCCAGAACTCGAAGGATTAAACCCTGAAAACCTCAAATAA
- a CDS encoding DUF84 family protein: protein MKIAIGTKNPAKVEAVQTALASWEDCSFTDLSVPSEVSAQPFTDKETIQGAINRAANALEKGNAEIGIGLEGGVLETDYGMFLCNWGALVTKGNAPIIAGGARILLPHEFAVKVRGGMELGHVMDELLHTSDLSKREGAIGVFTNNWVGRKEMFVHIVKLLAGQYDYERGE, encoded by the coding sequence ATGAAAATTGCCATTGGTACAAAAAATCCAGCGAAAGTAGAAGCAGTTCAAACCGCATTAGCAAGTTGGGAAGACTGCTCTTTTACTGATCTTAGTGTTCCATCCGAAGTATCAGCACAGCCTTTTACGGATAAAGAAACCATTCAAGGTGCGATTAATCGAGCTGCAAATGCATTGGAAAAAGGAAACGCCGAAATCGGAATTGGCCTTGAAGGGGGCGTTCTTGAAACAGATTACGGCATGTTTTTATGTAACTGGGGAGCGCTCGTTACGAAAGGAAACGCCCCGATCATTGCAGGCGGAGCAAGAATTTTATTACCTCATGAGTTCGCGGTAAAAGTACGAGGTGGGATGGAATTAGGGCACGTGATGGATGAGCTTCTTCATACAAGTGATCTAAGCAAGCGTGAAGGTGCAATCGGTGTGTTTACAAACAATTGGGTTGGGCGAAAAGAAATGTTTGTTCATATCGTAAAGCTACTAGCCGGGCAATACGACTATGAGCGAGGGGAGTAA
- a CDS encoding DUF1444 domain-containing protein — MTSLKMRKLLEEKLSGSDWSFSYDREKDTLRVEHAEQKKGITISIPGLIAKWEEKQEAALEEMVYYIREALHVMNEEQKLTGKEKNIFPVIRSTSFPTETRDEISLFYDDHTAETRIYYALDLGSTYRLIDERMMQKENWTEAKIREMARFNLRSLKVTYKKDTVAGNTFYFVNSNDGYDASRILNDQFLKQFSEETITGTMTLAVPHQDVLIIGDIQNEVGYDVLAQMTMSFFASGHVPVTALSFLYENGELEPIFILGKNRKK; from the coding sequence ATGACTAGCTTAAAAATGCGCAAGCTATTGGAAGAAAAACTATCTGGTTCTGATTGGTCTTTTTCCTATGATCGTGAAAAGGATACACTGCGAGTGGAGCATGCGGAGCAGAAAAAAGGCATCACTATTTCCATCCCGGGTTTAATTGCCAAGTGGGAGGAAAAACAAGAAGCAGCCCTTGAAGAAATGGTGTATTATATTAGAGAAGCTCTTCACGTAATGAACGAGGAGCAAAAGTTAACCGGAAAAGAGAAAAATATTTTTCCGGTTATCCGCTCTACTTCATTTCCAACGGAAACAAGAGATGAGATTTCTCTTTTTTATGATGATCATACGGCTGAGACACGCATCTATTATGCATTAGATCTAGGAAGTACGTACCGATTAATTGATGAGCGAATGATGCAAAAAGAAAATTGGACCGAAGCAAAGATTAGAGAGATGGCAAGGTTTAATCTCCGCTCTTTAAAGGTGACGTATAAAAAAGATACGGTAGCTGGAAATACGTTTTACTTCGTTAATAGCAACGATGGCTATGATGCGAGCCGAATTTTAAACGACCAATTTTTAAAGCAGTTTTCCGAAGAGACGATTACAGGAACGATGACGCTAGCTGTTCCACATCAGGATGTATTAATCATCGGTGATATTCAAAATGAGGTTGGATACGACGTGCTTGCTCAAATGACAATGAGCTTTTTTGCGAGTGGTCATGTGCCCGTAACGGCATTGTCATTTCTCTATGAAAATGGGGAGCTAGAACCGATCTTTATTCTTGGAAAGAATCGAAAAAAGTAA
- the trmB gene encoding tRNA (guanosine(46)-N7)-methyltransferase TrmB, giving the protein MRLRNKPWAKDRIAENPQYVVPNPESHKGNWSKVFGNDNPIHIEVGTGKGQFLVGMAKQNPDVNYIGIELFESIIVVALDRLIEEELPNLKLLNVDAATLNDIFGKNDVDRVYLNFSDPWPKNRHAKRRLTYKTFLKRYEDLLVDGGEIHFKTDNQGLFEYSLTSFSEYGLLLKYVSLDLHKSDFEGNVMTEYEEKFSNAGQRIYRCEVKYLND; this is encoded by the coding sequence ATGCGTTTAAGAAATAAACCATGGGCGAAGGATCGTATTGCAGAAAATCCTCAGTACGTGGTACCGAATCCAGAATCTCACAAGGGAAACTGGAGTAAAGTATTTGGAAATGATAACCCGATTCATATTGAAGTTGGAACAGGTAAAGGGCAGTTTTTAGTCGGAATGGCTAAGCAAAATCCTGATGTGAATTATATTGGTATTGAACTATTTGAGAGCATCATCGTAGTCGCATTAGATCGTCTAATTGAAGAAGAACTTCCTAACTTGAAGCTACTTAATGTGGATGCGGCAACGTTAAATGATATTTTTGGAAAGAACGACGTCGATCGCGTTTATTTGAACTTTTCTGATCCGTGGCCGAAAAACCGTCATGCAAAACGACGTTTAACATACAAAACGTTTTTAAAGCGATATGAAGATCTTTTAGTTGACGGCGGAGAAATTCATTTTAAAACGGATAATCAAGGGTTATTTGAATACTCTCTGACAAGCTTTTCAGAGTATGGACTGCTATTAAAATACGTAAGTTTAGATCTTCACAAAAGCGATTTTGAAGGAAATGTAATGACGGAGTACGAAGAGAAATTTTCAAACGCAGGTCAGCGCATTTATCGCTGTGAAGTAAAGTACCTAAATGACTGA
- a CDS encoding M42 family metallopeptidase, with protein MNQDTLALFKTLTELPGAPGNEHQVRAFMRQELEKYSDEIVQDRLGSIFGVKKGNSEGPTVMVAGHMDEVGFMVTSVTEKGLIRFQTLGGWWSQVLLAQRVQVITDNGPIIGVIASIPPHLLEDAQRSKPMDIKNMLIDVGADDPEDVKRMGIKPGQQIIPICPFTPMANEKKILAKAWDNRYGCGLAIELLKEVQGEELPNTLYSGATVQEEVGLRGAQTAANMIKPDIFYALDASPANDMSGDKTAFGQLGKGALLRIYDRTMVTHRGIREFILDTAETNNIPYQYFVSPGGTDAGRVHTTNEGVPSAVIGICSRYIHTHASMIHIDDYAAAKELVTRLVRATDRTTLASIHQNS; from the coding sequence ATGAATCAAGATACGTTAGCATTATTTAAAACCTTGACTGAATTACCCGGTGCACCTGGCAACGAACATCAAGTGCGAGCTTTTATGCGCCAAGAATTAGAAAAATATTCAGATGAAATCGTACAAGATCGCCTTGGAAGTATTTTTGGCGTGAAAAAGGGAAATTCGGAAGGTCCTACCGTTATGGTAGCAGGGCACATGGACGAAGTCGGCTTTATGGTAACGTCTGTTACTGAGAAAGGACTTATTCGTTTTCAAACACTCGGTGGCTGGTGGAGTCAGGTACTTCTAGCACAGCGTGTACAAGTGATTACGGACAACGGACCTATTATCGGTGTAATTGCGTCGATTCCTCCACATTTATTAGAGGATGCACAGCGCTCAAAACCGATGGATATTAAAAACATGTTAATCGACGTTGGTGCAGATGATCCTGAAGATGTGAAACGTATGGGCATCAAACCAGGTCAGCAAATCATTCCAATTTGTCCGTTCACACCAATGGCAAATGAAAAGAAAATTTTAGCCAAAGCATGGGACAACCGTTACGGCTGTGGACTTGCGATTGAGCTTCTAAAAGAAGTACAGGGTGAAGAATTACCAAATACGCTTTATTCTGGAGCAACTGTGCAAGAAGAAGTGGGTCTTCGTGGTGCTCAAACAGCTGCAAACATGATCAAGCCAGATATTTTCTATGCGCTTGATGCAAGTCCAGCTAATGATATGTCCGGAGACAAAACGGCATTCGGCCAGCTTGGAAAAGGAGCACTTCTACGTATTTATGACCGCACTATGGTTACGCACAGAGGAATACGCGAATTTATTTTAGATACGGCTGAAACAAACAACATTCCATATCAATATTTTGTGTCCCCAGGTGGAACAGATGCTGGGCGTGTCCATACAACGAATGAAGGAGTTCCTTCTGCTGTTATCGGTATTTGCTCACGTTATATTCACACACATGCATCCATGATTCATATTGATGACTATGCGGCAGCAAAAGAGCTTGTGACGAGACTTGTAAGAGCAACTGACCGTACGACGCTTGCTTCCATTCATCAAAATTCATAA